The Sinorhizobium fredii genome contains the following window.
TGTCCTGAGGCTCCGCGAGCAGCTCGGGGATCTCGTCGATCCGGCGCCGCTGAGGTTCGATACGCTTCTGTCGCTCCGCGGCATCATCGATCTTCGCGAGCCGGAGGAAAGCGAGAGCGAGCGCGCCGCCCGCGACGCCGACATTGTCAAGGGGCTGGAGCTGGCGCTTGGCGACCTCATGGCGATGCGCGAAGACGAGGGAGCGGCGCTTGAAAAAGTTCTGCTGGCGCAGGTGGACCGCATCGAAGCGCTGACGACGACGGTGGAGAACGATCCCTCACGCAGCCCTTCGGCCATTGCCGCGCGACTGGTGCAGCAGGTCGCGCTGATCATGGACAATGCCTCGTCGATCGACCGCGAGAGATTGCATGCCGAGGTCGCACTTCTTGCCACAAAGGCCGACCTCCGGGAAGAGATCGACCGGCTCCGCTCGCATATCGCTGCCGCCCGCGAGCTTCTGACGAAAGGCGGTCCGGTCGGACGCAAGCTGGATTTCCTTGCACAGGAATTTAACCGGGAATCGAATACGATCTGTTCGAAGTCGAATGCCGCTGTCGTCTCGGCCGCGGGCATCGAACTGAAGGTTGTGATCGACCAGTTCCGCGAACAGGTTCAGAATCTGGAGTAACACATGAAATCGGCGACCGCATCGCCCATCAGGATACCCCGTCGCGGATTGATGCTCGTGATCTCGTCGCCCTCGGGTGCGGGCAAGTCGACCATCGCGCGCAACCTGCTTGAAGCCGATCCGGAACTGAGCATTTCCGTGAGTGTGACGACGCGCGCGAAGAGACTGAGCGAGATCGAGGGCCGGCACTACCACTTCAAGACGATCCGCGAATTCGAAGCCCTGAGGGCGACGGATTCGCTGCTCGAATGGGCCGAGGTACACGGCAATTTTTACGGCACGCCGCGCGACGCGGTGGAGGCGGCGATGGCCGAAGGGCGTGACATGCTCTTCGACATCGACTGGCAAGGTGCGCAGCAATTGCAGGAAAAGATGGCGGGCGACGTGGTCTCGATCTTCATCCTGCCGCCGTCCATGGCCGAGCTGCAGTCGCGACTGCACCGTCGCGCCGAAGACACCGAGGAGGTGATCGCCACTCGACTCGCCAACTCGCGCGCGGAGATCGAGCATTGGCGGGAATACGACTATATCGTCGTCAACGACGATCTGGACCGCGCCTTCTCCTCGGTCCGTTCTATCATCGAAGCGGAGCGCCTGCGCCGCGACCGTCGCCCCGGTCTGTTCGAATTCGTCAACGGGCTTCTGACGGAAAACCCGTTCTAAGTCCTTCGTGTCGGCTCACAGGCAATTCGCAAGGCGGCAGAATTCTTCGACCGTCAGCGTCTCGGCTCGGCGTTGCGGGTCGATGCCGGCCTTGCCGAGCAGTGCTTCGCCACCGAGCGGCTTGAGGCTCTGGCGCAGCATCTTGCGGCGCTGGCCGAAGGCTGCCTGCGTGACTTTCTCGAGAGAGGATACCACACAGGGAATGGGCGTTTCGATCGGCTCGAGATGCACAACCGTGGACGTGACCTTCGGAGGAGGGGTGAAGGCCTGCGGCGGCACGTCGAAGGCGAGGCGCGCCTTGGTTCTCCAGCCGCAGAGGACGCCAAGGCGGCCATAGTGATCGTCGTCGGCGCCTGCGACGATGCGCAATCCGACTTCCCGCTGGAACATCAGCGTCATCGACTCCCAGAAGGGCGGCCAGCGCTCCGGCAGCAGCCAGTTGACGAGAAGCTGCGTGCCGACATTGTAGGGCAGGTTGGCGATGATACGCACCGGACCCTCGGCAAGGCTCTCGAAATCGACCTTCAGGGCGTCGCCTTCGACGATGTCGAGCCGACCGGGATAGTGGGCGCCGACTTCGGCAAGTGCCGGCAGGCAACGCGAGTCTCGTTCGATTGCCACGACCCTCTTTGCGCCGAGCGCCAGGATGGCGCGCGTCAGCCCGCCGGGGCCCGGCCCCACTTCGATGACGGTGACGTCGTCAAGGGGGCCGGCCGTGCGGGCGATCTTCTGGGTGAGGTTGAGATCGAGCAGGAAGTTCTGCCCAAGCGCCTTCTTTGCATCCAGCCCGTGGCGCTGTATGACGTCGCGAAGCGGCGGCAGACCATCGAGAGCTGCCATCAGCGCTGAGCCTTCCCGGCATTTGCCGAAAGTTCCGCGGCAAGCCGCAAGGCCGCCTGCAAGCTGTCTTCGCGACCCATTCCCTTTCCGGCAATCGCAAAGGCGGTGCCGTGGTCCGGCGATGTTCTGATGAAAGGTAAGCCAAGCGTCACATTGACGCTCTCGTCGAAGCCGAGCGCCTTGGCTGGGATCAGCGCTTGATCGTGATACATGCAGATCGCGACGTCGTAGGTCTCTCTTGCCCGGTCGTGGAACATGGTGTCCGCCGGAAGCGGGCCGACGACGTTCAGACCTTCGCCGCGAAGCCGGTCGACGACCGGGCGGATGACAGCATCGTCCTCGAAACCGAGCGCGCCGCCTTCTCCGGCATGCGGGTTCAGTCCGGCGATCGCCAGGCGCGGCGTCTCCAGCCCGAAGCGGCTCTTGAGATCGGCGGCGGTAATCGTAGAGGTCCGGTAGATCAGATCCGGCGTCAGTGCGGCGGGAACATCCTTGAGCGGGATATGGATCGTCACGGGAACGGCGCGCAGTTTCGGCCCCGCCAGCATCATCACCGGCCGGACGGCGGTTCCGGTCGCCTTCTCCGCCAGATCGGCGAGGTATTCCGTATGGCCGGGGAAGCGGAAGCCCGCCTCGTAGAGCACGGCTTTGGCGATGGGATTTGTCGTCACGGCCGACGCCTCACCGGCAATGACGAGTCGAACGGCTGTATCGATCGCTTCGGTCACGGCAGCGGCATTCTCCGCGCTCGGTTCACCGGCGATAACGGTAGCGCGACATGGGATCGGCAATACCGGCAGGGCATTCGGGAAAACGGCGGCGGAGTTGAGACAATCGGTTTCCTCGATCCGCACGGTGATCCCGAGCGTCTTGGCGCGTGCCGAAAGCACCGGGGGGTCGCCGATGAAGAGGAAAGGCGCAGTTGCCTGCGCCTCCCGCTTTGCCCAAACGGCAAGAGTGATGTCCGGGCCGATACCGGCCGGGTCGCCCATCGTCAGGGCAACCGGCCTGCCGCGCGTGTCGCTCATGTTAGCCCGTATTACTTGTTGACGATCTGCGCCTTGGAGCGCAGTTCCTCGAGATATTTTTCGCTGTTCGGATCTTCGCCGCCGGCCTTCTTCTTGCCGATATCCTCGGCGCGGAAGACGACTTCGGCGGCGGCGTCGTCATTGACCTGGCGCTTCTTGCAGATTGCCAGATATTCGACGCCCTTTTCGGTGACGCGCGTACCTGTCGTCATGCCGTCGCCCGCCTTTTCGACGAGCGGCTTCCAATCTTCCGGCAGCTGCTGGGCAAGCACGCGGCCGAGGCTGCGGATCGATACGTCACGGTAGTTCGCGGCAAACACCTTCGACGTCTCGCAGCCGGGGAACTTCGAGCGCGAGGCATTGGCTTCGGCCTGCCGCTTGGCGGTGATTGCGCCGCGCTTCTTTTCCGGTATGACGAAGATGACCTGCTGCAGGAAGTACTCGGTGGTGACCGGCTTGTCGCCGCCGCCTTCCATCATGCGTTTGACGAGATCGCCACCGGAGAGGCGCGTGGCGCTGCCATAGCGGAAATTGACGACCCGCGGCCAGCTCATCTGGACAGCGATATATTGTTTGAAATGCTCGACACCGACGCCGGATTGGTCGAGAATCTTGCCGAGCTGTTCAGGCGACAGCTTGTTGCCGGCGGCAAATCGCGCATAGGCGGCGTCGACCTCCTGGGTGCTCACCGACTGCTGGACGCGCGCGATCTCGGCGCGCTTCAGCACCTCGTCGATCAGCTGCTTCTTGGCTTCGGCCGCGCCGCCGCCCTGGCGCTGCAGGCGAAGGAACGCCACGCGCTTGGCGATATCACCTGAGGTGATCACCGTATTGTTGACGATTACACTCACTCCGCTCGCAGCCTGAACGGCCGTACCCGAAGCAAAGCTCAGCACCCCGGCGACCGCCAGGGCGGAGAGCGCCTTCACGATCGAGAATTTCCCGCCCATTATCGTTCCCTGCTCATCCCGCGTCGATTGCTCGCAGCCGTTGCCACAGCCTCAACCGTCCGCCTGCCCACTGTCAATTTGTGGGAAATGCATAATACATGCGGCTAAACGATGACAAGAGCGCGTGATCAAACGATCGCGCCGCATTTATGCGGCGCGATCACGGCGCTCGAGATTAGAAGAGGAGCGAGGGACGTCTCAGAAATAGTCCAGCTCTTCGAAGGTGGTCTCGCCCACATTGATGTCGCCGAGCGTGCGGAAACTGATGCGGGCACCGATCGACCAGTCGTTGGCGACCGTGCTGTCCGTATCCCGCTCCGACTTGTAGACGATCGAGAACAGCGTGTCCTGATCGTCATAGGTCAGTCCCAAGCCATGCCGGGTTACGACGCCCTCATTGATGTCGTAAGTCACGCCGCCGAACACCGACCAGTAGTCGTGGAACCGATAGGCGGCAGCCGATTGGATCTCGTCCTGGTCGAAGGCCGAGCCGTAGAGCGGCTGTGCCTCGATCCGCGTATAGGTGAAGGCGGCCTGCCATGTCAGCCCGAGATAGCCGACCGTCGCATCGGCACGCCGCAGGCTGAAGTCCTCTTCGTCCAGACGGCCGGAGAGACTTGCCATCAAACCGGAAGGCGCGTCGACGCCGAACATCGCCACGTAATCGGATCGGTCGCTTTCCAGGCCCGAATCCGCCCCAGCCTTGACGAGATCGTCAGTTGCGAAGGAGTTGAGGCCGCCGAGGTGGAATGATTGCCCGGCAATGGCGCGCAGGCCGTAGCCGTTGTCGAAGCTTCCGGTGTAACGGAAGCCGACATTGGCACGTGTTCCGCCCTCG
Protein-coding sequences here:
- the pdxA gene encoding 4-hydroxythreonine-4-phosphate dehydrogenase PdxA, whose amino-acid sequence is MSDTRGRPVALTMGDPAGIGPDITLAVWAKREAQATAPFLFIGDPPVLSARAKTLGITVRIEETDCLNSAAVFPNALPVLPIPCRATVIAGEPSAENAAAVTEAIDTAVRLVIAGEASAVTTNPIAKAVLYEAGFRFPGHTEYLADLAEKATGTAVRPVMMLAGPKLRAVPVTIHIPLKDVPAALTPDLIYRTSTITAADLKSRFGLETPRLAIAGLNPHAGEGGALGFEDDAVIRPVVDRLRGEGLNVVGPLPADTMFHDRARETYDVAICMYHDQALIPAKALGFDESVNVTLGLPFIRTSPDHGTAFAIAGKGMGREDSLQAALRLAAELSANAGKAQR
- the rsmA gene encoding 16S rRNA (adenine(1518)-N(6)/adenine(1519)-N(6))-dimethyltransferase RsmA, which encodes MAALDGLPPLRDVIQRHGLDAKKALGQNFLLDLNLTQKIARTAGPLDDVTVIEVGPGPGGLTRAILALGAKRVVAIERDSRCLPALAEVGAHYPGRLDIVEGDALKVDFESLAEGPVRIIANLPYNVGTQLLVNWLLPERWPPFWESMTLMFQREVGLRIVAGADDDHYGRLGVLCGWRTKARLAFDVPPQAFTPPPKVTSTVVHLEPIETPIPCVVSSLEKVTQAAFGQRRKMLRQSLKPLGGEALLGKAGIDPQRRAETLTVEEFCRLANCL
- a CDS encoding YicC/YloC family endoribonuclease, with protein sequence MPLQSMTGFARREGSSGRYRWAWELRSVNGKGLDVRLRLPQGLERFEPDCRRLAPQYFSRGNLQIALSVSGGETAVDAVINRGALDAVLRLREQLGDLVDPAPLRFDTLLSLRGIIDLREPEESESERAARDADIVKGLELALGDLMAMREDEGAALEKVLLAQVDRIEALTTTVENDPSRSPSAIAARLVQQVALIMDNASSIDRERLHAEVALLATKADLREEIDRLRSHIAAARELLTKGGPVGRKLDFLAQEFNRESNTICSKSNAAVVSAAGIELKVVIDQFREQVQNLE
- a CDS encoding peptidylprolyl isomerase codes for the protein MGGKFSIVKALSALAVAGVLSFASGTAVQAASGVSVIVNNTVITSGDIAKRVAFLRLQRQGGGAAEAKKQLIDEVLKRAEIARVQQSVSTQEVDAAYARFAAGNKLSPEQLGKILDQSGVGVEHFKQYIAVQMSWPRVVNFRYGSATRLSGGDLVKRMMEGGGDKPVTTEYFLQQVIFVIPEKKRGAITAKRQAEANASRSKFPGCETSKVFAANYRDVSIRSLGRVLAQQLPEDWKPLVEKAGDGMTTGTRVTEKGVEYLAICKKRQVNDDAAAEVVFRAEDIGKKKAGGEDPNSEKYLEELRSKAQIVNK
- the gmk gene encoding guanylate kinase; translated protein: MKSATASPIRIPRRGLMLVISSPSGAGKSTIARNLLEADPELSISVSVTTRAKRLSEIEGRHYHFKTIREFEALRATDSLLEWAEVHGNFYGTPRDAVEAAMAEGRDMLFDIDWQGAQQLQEKMAGDVVSIFILPPSMAELQSRLHRRAEDTEEVIATRLANSRAEIEHWREYDYIVVNDDLDRAFSSVRSIIEAERLRRDRRPGLFEFVNGLLTENPF